TTTCCGGTTCTGAGAACCATGTGATAAGGTAACACATTGGCTCTGGGGTTCTGTGCTGGATGGATCTGGGTATGAGGACAGTTGGGGTGGGCTGTCCTCGCTGGGTCAGAGGGCTTTACGGGAGGAGTAGCTCCCGTGTGCCTGCAGTAGAATACACCAGGGAGGGAGTCTCATCTTTGGGCTCACCCCTAGTCTCATCTTTGGACTCATCACATGCCTGACTGGAGTCTTGGGTGTGGGACTGGGTGTGGAGATCAGCCGCCGCCTTCGCCGCTTCAATCCTCGGGCTGACCCACTGGTCTGTGCTGCTGGCCTCCTGGGCTCCGCgcctttcctcttcctgtccCTGGCCTGTGCCCGAGGTAGCATCGTGGCCACCTACGTGAGTGAGATTCCAGGGGTCTAGTGGGTATTTTTGCATGGGGACAGGAGGGTGGTATGGCCTTCCTGGGTACCACCATGTCCACTGAAGATGGCTGCCAGCAGCTAACTCCATGTGCAGGGTCAGCCAGCAGAGTAGTTCAGGGCAGACTGAAGGTGGAATGCCTCCTTTCAAATCTCAGCCCTGGGCCTTCCCAGCTGGGTGCCACTGGCAAAGCAGCATGACCCCTCTGTTTCCTCTGGTGTAAAGTGGTACTGAGGCTAGCGCCTGCCTTACAGGATATGATGGGGACTAAGTGAGCTAATAAGCCTGGTCATGTGATTCCCTCCCTCTTCCGCCATCCAGATTTTTATCTTTATTGGGGAGACCCTGTTGTCCATGAACTGGGCCATCGTGGCTGACATCCTACTGGTGAGTAGCTGGGTAGAGGCTGAAGGGAGCAGGGCTATCAGGATCAGGAGATGACACTTGATCTGAATCCTGGCCTTTCCCCTTCAAACTTCTGCCACATGTGTACTTCAGAGACCAGCCACGGAGGGGACTCTGGGCCTGCCTTGGGCCCACATTGGGCTTTGGCCTTGTTTTCTCTGGGACCCCTACTGaatctccccttccccccagtATGTGGTGATCCCAACTCGACGCTCCACTGCTGAGGCCTTCCAGATCGTGCTGTCCCATTTGCTAGGTGATGCTGGGAGCCCTTACCTCATTGGTCTAGTGAGTACTGTCCCGTGATTGGGCTGGGATGGTATCGGGACCTGGTACTCCCTACTCTGGCAGATGGCTGGTGGATGGGATAGTCTGACCTACTGAGGCAATAGCCACCTGTGGCTCTTTCACCCTTAGCGCCTCTGGTGGTTGGGAAGGAAGCTGGGTAAAGGTTTTACCTGTGGGGCTGTGGGTCTCACCCTGTGATTCAAACCATTCCTCTTTCTAGgctccatttttcattttcttggtgtTCAGGCCTCTCCGTCcctgggtctctgactctttttgtcCTAGCAGATTTCTGACCGCCTCCGACGGAGCTGGCCTGCTTCCTTCTTGTCTGAGTTCCGGGCCCTGCAGTTCTCGCTCATGCTCTGCGCTTTTGTTGGTGCACTGGGTGGTGCGGCCTTCCTGGGCACTGCCATGTTCATTGAGGATGACCGCCGACGGGCTCAACTCCACATGCAGGGTCAGTGAGGGCCACTGTCACCCCATATTCACAGTATCACCTGTCAGTCTGTCCATCTGTTGGCTCACAGGTATGCGCCCCACATCTCTTAGTCCACAGCTGTCCCATCCACCCAGGCCCATGCTGCCAGCCACCTGCCAGGGTTGATAGTACCAGCTTCCCAGTACCATCCCACTCAGCTTTCAGTCTGTCTTAAAGTGTATCATCAGGCTTTCTGTCTATACACAGTTCTGAGGACTCTTGCTGCTGTCTCGTCTATGCCCCTCTGCCTGTTTGTCTCCTGTCCCCTTGATGGCTTTTATGTGACTGGCCTTGGCTCCGACCCCTTCCCCACAGGTCTGTTGCATGAGACAGGACCCTCAGATGACCGGATTGTGGTGCCTCAGCGAGGCCGTTCTACCCGGGTCCCTGTGTCCAGCGTGCTCATCTGAGGAGCTGTTGCTCACCCAGCCACAGGTTCACCACAGCTGGCCCTGGGCCCACCCTGGGAGGTGCCCAGGCAGAAGCCATCACCAGGTCCAGGTCCAAGGAAGAAGCCCTGGGATATGTCCCAGCTCCCAAACACTACATGGGCAGCCCAGGGAAGAGATGGGGTTCCAGAAGTGGGGGTTGTCCTGTCTATTAGGGCAGCCCAAGGGGTTTGGTGCTATTTGTAATGGAATAAAATTTGTAAGCAGACTATGACTGGCTGCTTGTCTCTCTGCGGGTGCCATTGGCTTCAGGGAATGTCTGTGGTCTCAGGACTTACTTACCAGGGGCAGTCGGGTCACCCTGTGGGTAAGTCCCTGTCTTCTGCGCTTGGGCCATCTAGAAGGaggactgctcttttctgagtGAGTTGGTTCGGTGTGACCGTGAGTCACTGTGGTCCCCTGGAAGTTGTTCTCCCAGAAGCAagcctgggaggtggaggcagtgcTGCCCTTGTTCCACACAGTCCCTGGCAGAACCTCATTAGAGTTCTTGTGCTCAGAGATGGGGAGGCCACAGCTGGCCTGGTTGGCATGTGTCTGCCTTCCTAGTGGAGCAGTTGCCTCATCCTGCAGCCTCAGACCTTTCCTTCACAaggtccctctgcctcctcccccttcccacaGCTGGGTGGGGGTGAGTGGGCAGGGGGCAGGCGCAGCCGGCTGAGGAGCCTGATGATTTCCTGCCCTCACCACAGCTTCCTGTCGCACGCGGGTggtgaggaggagaggcaggcaagCGGGGAGCAAGAAAGGGGCAGGTACAGCTGGGCACAGGGATCGTGCTGCTGGTAGCTGGGGCACAGGCCCCAGCTCAGGCTTTAGGACTAGCCTCTTCCAGCACTGAGCTCAACTCAGTCTAGCAAGGAAGTGGGGGTCATTGAACCCCAAAGGAGGACACAGCTGCTTGCCACTGGATCCCAGGCTGGGGCCCACTCAGTCCCACACCCCTGCTGCCACTCTGCCTAGAGGGGCTGCAGTGCAGCAGGGCCTGGGCCAGGTGCTCtgcagatggaagcagacactCTGAGCCCCATGGGGCTGggcctcctgctgctgcctgtcCTGGTCACGCTCCTGGCTGCCCTGTGTGTGCGCTGCCGTGAGCTGCCAGGTAAGTGGGGAGCTGTGGAGTACTAGATGCTAGGCACACCATTGGATCCCCATGCCTTCCCCAGCCCCCGGCTTCCTCTAATTGTCCATACTTCAGTCCTGCCTGGGGGGGACGGGACGGGACGGGACGGGACGGGACGGGATGGGACTGTCTTTGCTCCCAGTGCATTCTGATCCTGCCTCATTGGCTCTCTCTCTTCCAGTCTCCTATGACAGTGCTTCCACAGAGAGGTGAGTGTGCAGTCCCATTTCCCTGTGTGTCTTCCCTTTGTTCTGATGAAGGGCTTGGGGCTGGGGCCCTCTTGGCCCTGTACCTAAGCTGCCTCTTTCCTGCCAGTTTTTATCCACGGAGCATCCTCATCAAACCATCTCGTGAGTTCAGTGTCCTTGGCCTTCTTTGAGGGTTCTTGGGAGTGTGCCTTTGTCCCGCTAAGATGCCTGCAGGACTATTGCCTGGGTTGGGGGAAAGTTGGAGCCCCCATGCCTGTTTAGCACATGTTTTTTAGGGGTACATCTGTCCTTAGAGGCCTTGTCACCCGCAGGGGGGTTGTCTGGAGTAATTCCCTCAAGCTTGGTTCTATGTCCTCAGAAACAGGCTTCCCCCGAACAACTGCCACTTCCTATCCTCTTGTTACTTCCTTCCCACCCCTGAGGCAGCCAGACCTGCTCCCCATTCCGTGAGTACCCCTCAGCTCCCTCCCTCTGATCCATTGTGCCTCCTTACCTTTTAGGATGGGGGGGTGGCTTTTTCCCTGTTGTAACCCCTCTTGCCCCCAGATTCCTACTTAGACCTGGTCCCTGACCCTTGACTTCCAGGAGATCCCCACAGCCCCTTGGAGGTTCCCATCAGATGCCGTCTTCCCGGCAGGATTCGGATGATGGTAAGGGCGTACAGGgctggagggctggggagagggtgtGCAGCCTCAGctgactccatcttcctctccctctctctttgaaGCCAACAGTGTGGCGAGCTACGAGAACCAGGGTGGGTCTAGGGTCTGGGGtactgggtggggtggggaggctggGTCTATCCCAGGTCACGTTGACTTCTCTCTCATTCCTCATAGAGCCAGCCTGTGAGAATGCGGctgaagatgaagatgaggatGACTACCCCAATGAGGGCTACCTGtgagtggggggtgggaggtgggagtgGAAGTTGGTGCCCTTTCTTACCTCCTCATCCCTTCCTTCCAGAGAGGTGCTTCCTGACAGCACCCCTGCCGCCATTCCTGTCGTCTCCTCTGCTCCCGTGCCCAGCAACCCTGGTCTCCGAGACAGCGCCTTCTCCAGTGAGTTAGGGTCTCTGACTACCTCCTTCCGCCATGTGCCGCCGGCTATGCCTCTCTTCCCTCTCATTTCTGCGATCGCcacccttccatttcctccctcagATCTTGGACTTCCTGCTCCTCACTTCTGATCACCTTGCTTTTCCTtttgccttccctccctctttgtcTTATCATTTTATCTGTTGTCTAAGAAATTCCCTGACTCTTCTTTAACCTTTCCACTGAAATCGTATTTCTCAGCTGGATGTGTAGGCATGCGCCTTTAACCCTGGCACGAGGGATCTAGGTAGGAGGGTTggctttgaggctagcctggacaatacagtgagaccctgtctcaaaaaccaaaacagcactaccacaaacaaaaagaaaagaaaaattcttttcttttgtcgGAAAACTCTtttttggggagggagagggacgattcttggtgttcttttttatttatttatttatttatttttggtttttcgagacagggtttccctgtggctttggaggctgtcctggaactagctcttgtagaccaggctggtcgcgaactcacagtgatccacctgcctctgcctcccgagtgctgggattaaaggcgtgcgccaccactgcccagcttggtgTCCTTTTTATTAAGTACCCTGTTCTTGTTTCATGGAAGTGATATCGTCTAATGTATCTGTAAGGTCTTTGGTTGGAggttgtttctctctctgtctctgtaggcctgtctctcactcactcacactctctcacTGAAGCTCCTTCTGCTTTACCATGTGGTCTTTGTTTCTCTTGGGCTGCATTTTTTGCTttggtctcttttccttcttgctttttttttcctggacttTCCCTAGGGTTTGGTGATCTTCAGTTTTCTACCTCTTCTCTCTGTATATCACAGCTGTCCCTTAcctgaaacacatacacacagatttgGGGATATTTATAGACATACAATGAATTCTGTTGTGGGTAGAACTCAAGGTTAAACATggaattaattcatttatttttatatataccatatatatttatatacacactctatgtgtgtatatatagtctGAAAGTaggattttgttctgttttgttttttttgagg
The DNA window shown above is from Cricetulus griseus strain 17A/GY chromosome 3, alternate assembly CriGri-PICRH-1.0, whole genome shotgun sequence and carries:
- the Lat gene encoding linker for activation of T-cells family member 1 isoform X3 gives rise to the protein MTVLPQRGECAVPFPCVSSLCSDEGLGAGALLALYLSCLFPASFYPRSILIKPSQTGFPRTTATSYPLVTSFPPLRQPDLLPIPRSPQPLGGSHQMPSSRQDSDDEPACENAAEDEDEDDYPNEGYLEVLPDSTPAAIPVVSSAPVPSNPGLRDSAFSMESGEDYVNVPESEESAEASLDGSREYVNVSQELQPVTGAELDTMKSQVVEDEGEEEGVEGEEAPDYENLQELN
- the Lat gene encoding linker for activation of T-cells family member 1 isoform X1; translation: MEADTLSPMGLGLLLLPVLVTLLAALCVRCRELPVSYDSASTESFYPRSILIKPSQTGFPRTTATSYPLVTSFPPLRQPDLLPIPRSPQPLGGSHQMPSSRQDSDDANSVASYENQEPACENAAEDEDEDDYPNEGYLEVLPDSTPAAIPVVSSAPVPSNPGLRDSAFSMESGEDYVNVPESEESAEASLDGSREYVNVSQELQPVTGAELDTMKSQVVEDEGEEEGVEGEEAPDYENLQELN